Proteins co-encoded in one Paraburkholderia edwinii genomic window:
- a CDS encoding RnfH family protein — translation MLSIDVCYALPDRQTLISLQLPQGTTLEQAIDASGILERHPDIDLAKQKVGVFGKLKPLDTVLADHDRVEIYRPLIVDPKLARQRRVEKTRRDGSIEGRKWLPKDSR, via the coding sequence ATGCTGTCGATCGATGTCTGCTATGCGCTGCCTGACCGGCAGACACTTATTTCGCTGCAGTTGCCGCAGGGCACGACGCTCGAACAGGCGATCGACGCGAGCGGTATCCTCGAACGCCATCCGGACATCGATCTGGCGAAGCAGAAGGTCGGCGTGTTCGGCAAGCTGAAGCCGCTCGATACCGTGCTTGCCGACCACGATCGCGTCGAGATCTACCGTCCGCTGATCGTCGACCCGAAGCTTGCGCGGCAGCGGCGCGTCGAGAAGACGCGCCGGGATGGATCTATCGAAGGGCGGAAGTGGCTGCCGAAGGATTCCCGGTAG
- a CDS encoding type II toxin-antitoxin system RatA family toxin: MADVQKTVLIRHSAEQMFDLVTDVADYPNFLPWCGGVEIRQQDENSMEARIDINFKGIRQHFATHNTQQRPSRIDMNFADGPFRKFTGFWRFTPLRADACKIEFALHYEFSNIILEKLIGPVFSHIANTFVESFVKRADQRYGKQ; the protein is encoded by the coding sequence ATGGCAGATGTCCAGAAAACCGTATTGATACGCCACTCGGCGGAACAGATGTTCGACCTCGTCACCGACGTCGCGGACTACCCCAATTTCCTGCCCTGGTGCGGGGGCGTCGAGATTCGTCAGCAGGACGAGAACAGCATGGAAGCGCGCATCGACATCAACTTCAAGGGCATCCGGCAGCATTTCGCCACGCACAATACGCAACAGCGGCCCTCGCGCATCGATATGAACTTCGCGGACGGACCGTTTCGCAAGTTCACCGGGTTCTGGCGCTTCACGCCGTTGCGCGCGGACGCCTGCAAGATCGAGTTCGCGCTGCACTACGAATTCTCGAACATCATCCTCGAGAAGCTGATCGGGCCGGTATTCAGCCATATCGCGAACACCTTCGTCGAATCGTTCGTGAAGCGCGCAGACCAGCGCTATGGCAAGCAATGA
- the smpB gene encoding SsrA-binding protein SmpB produces MSIIENRKAFFDYSIEERYEAGLVLEGWEVKALRAGRGQIKEGYVVIKNAELFLIGTHISPLPEASTHINPDPVRTRKLLLHSEEISKLIGKVEQRGYTLVPLNFHYKGGRVKCEIGLAKGKKLHDKRETEKKRDWEREKARLMRTPT; encoded by the coding sequence ATGAGCATCATCGAAAACAGGAAGGCCTTCTTCGATTACTCGATCGAGGAGCGCTACGAAGCCGGACTCGTGCTCGAAGGATGGGAAGTCAAGGCGTTGCGCGCGGGCCGCGGGCAGATCAAGGAAGGCTACGTGGTGATCAAGAACGCGGAGCTGTTTCTGATCGGCACGCACATCAGCCCGTTGCCCGAAGCGTCGACGCACATCAATCCGGACCCGGTGCGCACGCGCAAGCTGCTGCTGCACTCAGAGGAAATCAGCAAGCTGATCGGCAAGGTCGAGCAGCGCGGCTATACGCTCGTGCCGCTGAATTTTCACTACAAGGGTGGCCGCGTCAAATGCGAGATCGGGCTCGCCAAGGGCAAGAAGCTGCACGACAAGCGCGAGACCGAGAAGAAACGTGATTGGGAGCGTGAGAAGGCGCGGCTGATGCGCACGCCGACGTGA
- a CDS encoding NfeD family protein, which produces MALTGWFWWIGAGVLIVLELMSGTFYLLMIALGFIAAALARLAGAQLPVQIAVAALVALVAVALLRRSRFGRNKRPEAAHNPDVNLDIGATLTVPEWHERRARTQYRGAAWDVELAPGEPEDARVYRVTALRGSCLVVVASPDR; this is translated from the coding sequence GTGGCGCTAACAGGCTGGTTCTGGTGGATTGGCGCGGGCGTGCTGATCGTGCTCGAGCTGATGAGCGGCACGTTCTATCTGCTGATGATCGCGCTCGGCTTTATCGCCGCGGCGCTCGCGCGTCTCGCGGGCGCGCAGTTGCCCGTGCAGATCGCGGTGGCGGCGCTGGTCGCACTTGTCGCGGTGGCGCTGTTGCGGCGTTCGCGTTTCGGCCGCAACAAGCGCCCGGAAGCCGCACACAATCCCGACGTCAATCTCGATATCGGCGCGACGCTGACAGTGCCCGAGTGGCACGAGCGCCGCGCGCGCACGCAGTATCGCGGCGCGGCCTGGGACGTCGAGCTCGCGCCCGGCGAACCCGAAGACGCGCGCGTGTATCGGGTCACTGCGTTGCGCGGCAGTTGTCTGGTGGTGGTCGCCAGTCCCGACCGGTAG
- a CDS encoding type II toxin-antitoxin system VapC family toxin, which translates to MIVLDTNVLSEAVKPEPNDRAFRWFRAQPRDKLFTTSISEAEILYGLRKMPRGERAQEKSAAVKAIFKVDLAGKVLGFDRDAARRYADIYVSRQEAGRPISEFDAMIAAIAQSRGAVLATRNVKHFVDCDVEIIDPWAA; encoded by the coding sequence ATGATCGTACTCGACACCAACGTTCTCTCGGAAGCGGTCAAGCCCGAACCCAACGATCGGGCCTTCCGCTGGTTTCGGGCACAGCCACGCGACAAGCTGTTCACGACCTCGATCAGCGAAGCAGAGATCCTCTATGGCCTGCGCAAGATGCCGAGAGGCGAGCGAGCACAAGAGAAGTCCGCAGCCGTCAAGGCGATTTTCAAAGTTGACCTTGCCGGCAAGGTGCTGGGTTTCGATCGCGACGCCGCGCGAAGATACGCTGATATTTACGTATCGAGGCAAGAAGCGGGTCGGCCGATCAGCGAGTTCGACGCGATGATCGCTGCCATCGCGCAATCCAGAGGCGCGGTGCTGGCGACGCGCAACGTCAAACATTTTGTCGATTGCGATGTCGAGATCATCGATCCATGGGCAGCCTGA
- a CDS encoding SPFH domain-containing protein yields MESTIFAVVFLIIVIVLVGRTIKIVPQQHAWIVERLGRYHATLTPGATLVLPFIDRIAYKHVLKEIPLDVPSQVCITRDNTQLQVDGVLYFQVTDPMKASYGSSNFVFAITQLSQTTLRSVIGKLELDKTFEERDFINHSIVSALDEAASNWGVKVLRYEIKDLTPPKEILHAMQQQITAEREKRALIAASEGRKQEQINIASGGREAAIQKSEGERQASINQAQGQAAAILAVAEANAQAIQKIAAAIQSTGGMEAVNLKVAEQYVNAFANLAKQGNTLIVPGNLSEMSSMIASALTIVKQQKGANA; encoded by the coding sequence ATGGAATCGACGATCTTCGCGGTCGTGTTTCTGATTATCGTGATCGTGCTGGTGGGCCGGACGATCAAGATCGTGCCGCAGCAGCATGCATGGATTGTCGAGCGGCTCGGCCGCTACCATGCGACGTTGACGCCGGGCGCCACGCTCGTACTGCCGTTTATCGATCGCATCGCGTACAAGCACGTGTTGAAAGAGATCCCGCTCGACGTGCCGAGCCAGGTCTGCATCACGCGCGACAATACGCAATTGCAGGTGGACGGCGTGCTGTATTTTCAGGTGACGGACCCGATGAAGGCGTCGTACGGCTCGAGCAACTTCGTGTTCGCGATTACGCAGTTGTCGCAGACCACGCTGCGTTCGGTGATCGGCAAGCTCGAACTGGACAAGACCTTCGAGGAACGCGACTTTATCAATCACAGCATCGTGTCCGCGCTCGACGAGGCCGCATCGAACTGGGGCGTGAAGGTGCTGCGTTACGAAATCAAGGATCTGACGCCGCCGAAGGAAATCCTGCACGCGATGCAGCAGCAGATCACCGCGGAGCGCGAAAAGCGCGCGCTGATCGCGGCGTCCGAAGGCCGCAAGCAGGAGCAGATCAATATCGCGTCGGGCGGTCGCGAGGCAGCGATCCAGAAGTCCGAAGGCGAGCGGCAGGCATCGATCAATCAGGCGCAAGGCCAGGCGGCGGCGATTCTCGCGGTGGCGGAAGCGAATGCGCAGGCAATTCAGAAGATCGCCGCGGCAATCCAGTCGACGGGCGGCATGGAAGCCGTGAATCTGAAGGTGGCCGAGCAGTATGTGAATGCGTTCGCGAATCTTGCCAAGCAGGGCAATACGCTAATCGTGCCGGGTAATTTGTCGGAAATGAGCTCGATGATTGCGTCGGCGCTCACAATCGTTAAACAGCAGAAGGGCGCAAACGCCTGA
- a CDS encoding DMT family transporter — protein sequence MRRGVIYGMMAGALWGMVFLVPRLLADFSPLLLSAGRYMMYGAVSIVAALPSARSLLSRLTAADIAALVKLALAGNLLYYLLLTGAVHMVGIAPSSLIVGVLPVTVTLLGRRDHGAVPLARLVWPLAMVLAGIACINIDVFSTSAGPAAGTSADAIAGSPILTKLAGIACAAGALVSWTWFAVENARYLQRNDHFSGSEWSVLWGIVTGLLGAALWVVVAALPSGFVSAPHGPLADTRWHMFWMLNLGLAIGASWLGNGLWNAASKRLPLTLSGQLIVFETLFALLYAFIYDHRLPRLLEAAAIALLLAGVSWSVRQHADDDAKRTSLEEKAQAAVH from the coding sequence ATGCGGCGCGGCGTGATCTACGGGATGATGGCCGGAGCGTTATGGGGCATGGTTTTCCTCGTGCCGCGGCTGCTCGCCGATTTTTCGCCGCTTCTGCTCAGTGCGGGCCGGTACATGATGTACGGCGCGGTATCGATCGTCGCCGCGCTGCCGTCCGCGCGCTCGCTGTTGTCGCGCCTGACCGCCGCTGACATCGCCGCGCTCGTCAAGCTGGCGCTGGCCGGCAACCTGCTCTACTACCTGCTGCTGACGGGCGCGGTGCATATGGTGGGCATCGCCCCCTCGTCGCTGATCGTCGGCGTGCTGCCGGTCACCGTCACGTTACTGGGCCGGCGCGATCATGGCGCGGTTCCGCTCGCACGGCTTGTCTGGCCGCTCGCGATGGTGCTCGCCGGCATCGCGTGCATCAATATCGACGTGTTTTCGACGAGTGCAGGCCCGGCTGCCGGCACGAGCGCCGATGCGATCGCCGGCAGCCCGATCCTGACCAAGCTCGCAGGCATCGCCTGCGCGGCCGGCGCGCTGGTTTCGTGGACATGGTTCGCGGTCGAAAACGCCCGCTACCTGCAGCGCAACGACCATTTCAGCGGCAGCGAATGGTCGGTGCTGTGGGGCATCGTGACGGGGCTGCTCGGCGCCGCGTTGTGGGTAGTGGTTGCCGCGCTTCCGTCCGGCTTCGTGAGTGCGCCGCACGGCCCGCTTGCCGACACGCGCTGGCACATGTTCTGGATGCTGAATCTCGGGCTCGCAATCGGCGCCTCGTGGCTCGGCAACGGGTTGTGGAACGCCGCGTCCAAGCGCCTGCCGCTCACGCTATCGGGGCAATTGATCGTGTTCGAAACGCTGTTCGCGCTGCTTTACGCGTTTATCTACGACCACCGTCTGCCGCGCCTCCTGGAGGCGGCCGCGATTGCGCTATTGCTGGCCGGCGTCAGCTGGTCGGTGCGCCAGCATGCGGACGACGACGCGAAGCGCACGTCGCTCGAGGAAAAGGCGCAGGCGGCCGTGCATTGA
- a CDS encoding FitA-like ribbon-helix-helix domain-containing protein — protein sequence MSSLISARRHSNIKPAPEAPIVGALARATLKQLASAPFFAGIPSAMDGGAMPGITIHDIDDELEADLRTRASRHDRSIEDEAHEPLNAAESSEDAVQDPRGLADAIRARIDPLGGVDLDLPVRRMINRHVDLDA from the coding sequence ATGTCATCTCTCATTTCTGCACGTCGTCATTCGAACATCAAACCAGCACCGGAAGCCCCGATCGTCGGGGCGCTCGCACGGGCCACGTTGAAACAGCTGGCGAGTGCGCCGTTCTTCGCGGGAATTCCATCAGCAATGGATGGAGGCGCCATGCCGGGCATCACGATTCACGACATCGACGATGAACTCGAGGCTGACCTGCGTACCCGGGCATCCCGTCATGATCGTTCGATCGAAGACGAAGCTCACGAGCCCTTGAACGCGGCGGAGTCGAGCGAGGACGCGGTGCAGGACCCGCGCGGCCTTGCAGACGCGATTCGAGCCCGCATCGACCCGCTCGGCGGCGTCGACCTGGATTTGCCGGTGCGCAGGATGATCAACCGTCACGTGGACCTCGACGCATGA
- the guaA gene encoding glutamine-hydrolyzing GMP synthase: MHDKILILDFGSQVTQLIARRIREAHVLSEIHPHDVSDAFIREFKPKGIILSGGPSSVVETDTPRAPQAVFELGVPVLGICYGMQTMAEQLGGKVDNGHLREFGYAEVRARNHTSFLDGIEDFRTPEGHGMLKVWMSHGDKVLDMPAGFKLMASTESCPIAAMADETRHFYGLQWHPEVTHTVQGRAMLERFVLQICAAKPDWEMGNYVDEAVAQIRAQVGKEHVILGLSGGVDSSVAAALLHRAIGDQLTCVFVDHGLLRLNEAEQVMATFADHLGVKVIHVDASEAFLSKLASVTDPEAKRKIIGAEFVEVFQAEAAKLTDAKWLAQGTIYPDVIESAGKGKKATQTIKSHHNVGGLPETLNLKLLEPLRELFKDEVRELGVKLGLPPAMVYRHPFPGPGLGVRILGEVRRDFADLLRRADAIFIETLRTFIDKETGKSWYDLTSQAFAVFLPVKSVGVMGDGRTYEYVVALRAVQTLDFMTAHWAHLPHDLLGHVSNRIINEVRGINRVVYDISGKPPATIEWE; this comes from the coding sequence ATGCATGACAAGATCCTGATCCTCGACTTCGGTTCGCAAGTCACCCAACTGATTGCCCGGCGCATCCGCGAGGCGCACGTGCTGTCGGAAATTCATCCGCACGACGTCAGCGACGCGTTTATCCGCGAGTTCAAGCCGAAGGGCATCATCCTGTCGGGCGGCCCGAGCTCAGTGGTCGAAACCGACACGCCGCGCGCGCCGCAGGCGGTGTTCGAGCTTGGCGTGCCGGTGCTCGGCATTTGCTACGGCATGCAGACGATGGCCGAACAGCTGGGCGGCAAGGTCGACAACGGGCATCTGCGCGAATTCGGTTATGCGGAAGTGCGGGCGCGCAACCATACGAGCTTCCTCGACGGCATCGAGGATTTCCGCACGCCGGAAGGTCACGGCATGCTCAAGGTGTGGATGAGCCACGGCGACAAGGTGCTCGATATGCCGGCGGGCTTCAAGCTGATGGCGTCGACGGAATCGTGTCCGATCGCGGCGATGGCCGACGAAACGCGTCATTTCTACGGCCTGCAATGGCACCCGGAAGTCACGCACACCGTGCAGGGCCGCGCGATGCTTGAGCGCTTCGTGCTGCAAATCTGCGCCGCGAAGCCGGACTGGGAGATGGGCAACTATGTCGACGAGGCGGTCGCGCAGATTCGCGCGCAGGTCGGCAAGGAGCATGTGATTCTCGGCCTGTCGGGCGGCGTCGATTCGTCGGTCGCGGCTGCGTTGCTGCACCGTGCGATCGGCGATCAGCTGACTTGCGTGTTCGTCGATCACGGCCTGTTGCGTCTGAATGAAGCCGAGCAGGTGATGGCGACCTTCGCAGATCACCTCGGCGTGAAGGTGATTCACGTGGACGCGAGCGAAGCGTTCCTGTCGAAGCTCGCCAGCGTGACCGACCCGGAAGCGAAGCGCAAGATTATCGGCGCCGAGTTCGTCGAGGTGTTCCAGGCCGAAGCGGCGAAGCTGACCGACGCGAAGTGGCTGGCGCAGGGCACGATCTATCCGGACGTGATCGAGTCGGCGGGCAAGGGTAAAAAGGCGACGCAGACCATCAAGAGCCACCACAACGTCGGTGGTTTGCCGGAGACGCTGAATCTGAAGCTGCTCGAGCCGCTGCGCGAGCTGTTCAAGGATGAAGTGCGCGAACTGGGCGTGAAGCTTGGCTTGCCGCCGGCGATGGTGTACCGCCATCCGTTCCCGGGGCCGGGCCTCGGCGTGCGGATTCTCGGCGAAGTGCGGCGCGATTTTGCCGATCTTCTGCGCCGCGCCGATGCGATTTTCATCGAAACGCTGCGCACATTTATCGACAAGGAGACGGGCAAGTCCTGGTACGACCTGACGAGCCAGGCATTCGCGGTGTTTCTGCCGGTGAAGAGCGTCGGCGTGATGGGCGACGGGCGCACGTACGAATATGTCGTTGCGCTGCGCGCGGTGCAGACGCTCGACTTTATGACGGCGCATTGGGCGCATCTGCCGCACGATCTGCTCGGCCATGTGTCGAACCGGATCATCAACGAAGTGCGCGGCATCAATCGCGTGGTCTACGATATTTCCGGCAAGCCGCCGGCGACGATCGAGTGGGAGTGA
- the guaB gene encoding IMP dehydrogenase — protein MRLIQKALTFDDVLLVPAFSDVLPRDTSLKTRLTRNISLNMPLVSAAMDTVTEARLAIVMAQQGGIGIVHKNLTAAEQAREVAKVKRFESGVVRDPITVPPQMKVRDVIALSQQHGISGFPVVEGAQLIGIVTNRDLRFETRLDEPVRTIMTPRERLVTVKEGTPLAEAKALMHSHRLERVLVVNDAFELRGLMTVKDITKQTEHPDACKDEHGKLRVGAAVGVGEDNEERVSLLVQAGVDVIVVDTAHGHSKGVLERVKWVKKNFPHVDVIGGNIATASAAKALVEYGADAVKVGIGPGSICTTRIVAGVGVPQITAISNVAEGLKGSGVPLIADGGVRFSGDVSKALAAGANTVMMGSMFAGTEESPGDVFLYQGRQYKSYRGMGSVGAMKDGAADRYFQDNSANIDKLVPEGIEGRVAYKGSVSAILFQMIGGVRASMGYCGCSTIDELHEKAEFVQITAAGMRESHVHDVQITKEAPNYHVD, from the coding sequence ATGCGTCTGATCCAGAAAGCACTCACGTTCGATGACGTGCTCCTCGTCCCGGCCTTCTCCGACGTTCTGCCGCGCGACACCAGCCTGAAAACCCGGCTGACCCGCAATATCTCCCTGAATATGCCCCTCGTGTCCGCCGCCATGGACACCGTCACCGAAGCGCGGCTGGCCATCGTCATGGCGCAGCAGGGCGGCATCGGCATCGTCCACAAGAATCTGACTGCAGCCGAACAGGCGCGCGAAGTCGCGAAGGTCAAGCGTTTCGAGTCGGGCGTGGTGCGCGATCCGATCACGGTGCCGCCGCAAATGAAGGTGCGCGATGTGATCGCGCTGTCGCAACAGCATGGCATTTCCGGTTTTCCGGTGGTCGAAGGCGCGCAGCTGATCGGTATCGTCACGAACCGCGACCTGCGCTTCGAAACGCGTCTGGACGAACCGGTGCGCACGATCATGACGCCGCGCGAGCGTCTCGTCACGGTCAAGGAAGGCACGCCGCTCGCCGAAGCGAAGGCGCTCATGCATAGCCACCGGCTCGAGCGCGTGCTCGTCGTCAACGATGCATTCGAGCTGCGCGGGCTGATGACGGTCAAGGACATCACGAAGCAGACCGAGCACCCGGACGCGTGCAAGGACGAACACGGCAAGCTGCGCGTCGGCGCGGCCGTCGGCGTCGGCGAGGACAACGAGGAGCGCGTGTCGCTGCTGGTGCAGGCGGGCGTCGACGTGATCGTCGTCGATACCGCGCATGGTCACAGCAAGGGCGTGCTCGAGCGCGTCAAGTGGGTCAAGAAGAACTTCCCGCACGTCGACGTGATCGGTGGCAATATCGCCACCGCAAGCGCGGCCAAGGCGCTCGTCGAGTACGGCGCGGACGCCGTGAAGGTCGGCATCGGCCCGGGCTCGATCTGCACGACGCGGATCGTCGCCGGTGTCGGCGTGCCGCAAATCACGGCCATCTCGAACGTCGCGGAAGGGCTCAAGGGCTCGGGCGTGCCGCTCATCGCGGACGGCGGCGTGCGCTTCTCGGGCGACGTCAGCAAGGCGCTCGCGGCGGGCGCGAACACGGTCATGATGGGCAGCATGTTCGCCGGCACCGAAGAGTCGCCGGGCGACGTGTTCCTGTACCAGGGCCGCCAGTACAAGTCGTACCGCGGCATGGGCTCGGTCGGCGCGATGAAGGACGGCGCGGCGGACCGCTACTTCCAGGACAACTCCGCGAATATCGACAAGCTCGTGCCGGAAGGCATCGAAGGCCGCGTCGCGTACAAGGGCTCGGTCAGCGCGATCCTGTTCCAGATGATCGGCGGCGTGCGCGCGAGCATGGGCTACTGCGGCTGCAGCACGATCGACGAATTGCATGAGAAGGCCGAGTTCGTGCAGATCACCGCGGCCGGCATGCGCGAATCGCATGTGCACGACGTGCAGATCACGAAGGAAGCGCCCAACTATCACGTGGACTGA
- a CDS encoding TetR/AcrR family transcriptional regulator — protein sequence MARPREFDRDEALEQAIDAFAEHGYSGTSTEVLLTAMNLSRQSLYNAFGDKRSLYLEALRTYIAGSVSEHLQILNRSTSARRGIEQLLNDFVSRPSRACLGTHAVCEFGRSDPEITALADTAAHTLRAALERCIAKAKADGQVAADIDERAAAHFIGATLSGIKVAARAGAPKEVLRDIAQMALRSLG from the coding sequence ATGGCGAGACCCAGAGAGTTCGATCGCGACGAGGCATTGGAGCAGGCTATTGACGCCTTCGCCGAGCATGGCTATTCGGGTACCTCGACCGAAGTGCTTCTGACGGCGATGAATCTGAGCCGGCAGAGCCTGTATAACGCCTTCGGCGACAAGCGCAGCCTGTACCTCGAGGCTTTGCGCACCTACATCGCGGGAAGCGTCTCGGAGCATTTGCAGATACTCAATCGATCGACATCCGCGCGTCGAGGTATCGAACAGTTATTGAACGATTTCGTGAGCCGGCCTTCACGGGCGTGCCTTGGCACCCATGCGGTGTGCGAATTCGGGCGATCCGATCCCGAGATCACCGCGCTTGCCGATACGGCCGCTCATACGTTGCGTGCCGCGCTCGAGCGTTGCATTGCAAAGGCGAAGGCCGACGGGCAAGTCGCGGCGGACATCGATGAACGCGCGGCCGCGCATTTTATCGGCGCAACGCTGTCGGGCATCAAGGTCGCCGCGCGCGCCGGCGCACCGAAGGAGGTGCTGCGGGACATCGCGCAGATGGCCTTGCGTAGCCTCGGTTGA
- the ppsA gene encoding phosphoenolpyruvate synthase has protein sequence MTNAVNVAKDKAYVVPFEQLRMTDVDIVGGKNASLGEMISQLAEAGVQVPTGFATTALAFRDFLHHNNLTERIAQRLETLDVDDVKALAAAGKEIRQWIVDAPMQARLEEEIRGAFETLSKSSPELSFAVRSSATAEDLPDASFAGQQESYLNVVGIEDVLDRMKHVFASLYNDRAISYRVHKGFTHAEVALSAGVQRMVRSDVGAAGVMFTLDTESGFKDAVFITSSYGLGETVVQGAVNPDEFYVFKTTLEQGKYPIIRRSIGSKLIKMEFTKAGEQGRVKTVDVTPEQRNRYSITDEDVIQLAKYAVIIEKHYQRPMDIEWGKDGRDGKIFILQARPETVKSQGHGKAEQRFKLKGQSQVLATGRAIGQKVGAGPVRVIHDPSEMERVQPGDVLVADMTDPNWEPVMKRASAIVTNRGGRTCHAAIIARELGVPAVVGCGDATDVLKDGALVTVSCAEGDEGRIYDGLLETEVTEVQRGELPPIPTKIMMNVGNPQLAFDFSQLPNAGVGLARLEFIINNNIGVHPKAILEYPNVDQDLKKAVESVARGHASPRAFYVDKLTEGIATIAAAFYPKPVIVRLSDFKSNEYKKLIGGSRYEPDEENPMLGFRGASRYIAEDFALAFEMECAALKRVREEMGLDNVEIMVPFVRTLKQAERVVGLLEKFGLKRGEKGLKLIMMCEVPSNAILAEEFLQYFDGFSIGSNDLTQLTLGLDRDSGMELLAADFDERDPAVKFMLKRAIDTCLRLNKYVGICGQGPSDHPDFAQWLTEIGIASMSLNPDTIIETWQALAKLQTK, from the coding sequence GACGTCGATGACGTGAAGGCGCTCGCCGCCGCCGGCAAGGAAATTCGCCAGTGGATCGTCGATGCGCCGATGCAGGCGCGCCTCGAGGAGGAAATTCGCGGCGCGTTTGAGACGCTGTCGAAGAGCTCGCCCGAGCTGTCGTTTGCCGTGCGTTCGTCGGCCACGGCCGAAGACCTGCCCGACGCATCGTTTGCCGGTCAGCAGGAGAGCTACCTGAACGTGGTCGGCATCGAAGACGTGCTCGATCGCATGAAGCACGTGTTCGCCTCGCTGTACAACGACCGCGCCATCTCGTATCGCGTCCACAAGGGCTTCACGCATGCCGAAGTCGCGTTGTCGGCCGGTGTGCAGCGTATGGTGCGCTCGGACGTCGGCGCGGCCGGCGTGATGTTCACGCTCGATACCGAATCGGGCTTCAAGGACGCCGTGTTCATCACGTCGAGCTACGGCCTGGGCGAAACGGTCGTGCAGGGCGCGGTCAATCCGGACGAGTTCTACGTTTTCAAGACGACGCTCGAGCAGGGCAAGTACCCGATCATCCGCCGTTCGATCGGCTCGAAGCTCATCAAGATGGAGTTCACGAAGGCCGGCGAACAAGGCCGCGTGAAGACCGTCGACGTGACGCCCGAGCAGCGCAACCGCTACTCGATCACCGACGAAGACGTGATCCAGCTCGCGAAATACGCGGTGATCATCGAAAAGCACTACCAGCGCCCGATGGACATCGAGTGGGGCAAGGACGGCCGCGACGGCAAGATCTTTATCCTGCAGGCGCGTCCTGAGACGGTGAAGAGCCAGGGGCACGGCAAGGCCGAGCAGCGCTTCAAGCTGAAGGGCCAGTCGCAGGTGCTCGCCACGGGCCGCGCAATCGGCCAGAAGGTCGGCGCGGGTCCGGTGCGCGTGATCCACGATCCGTCGGAGATGGAGCGTGTGCAGCCGGGCGACGTGCTCGTCGCCGACATGACCGACCCGAACTGGGAGCCGGTCATGAAGCGCGCGTCCGCGATCGTCACGAATCGCGGCGGACGCACCTGTCACGCGGCGATCATCGCGCGTGAGCTCGGCGTGCCGGCGGTGGTCGGCTGCGGCGACGCAACGGACGTGCTGAAGGACGGCGCGCTCGTCACCGTGTCGTGCGCCGAAGGCGATGAAGGGCGCATCTACGACGGCCTGCTCGAAACCGAAGTGACCGAAGTGCAGCGCGGTGAACTGCCGCCGATCCCGACGAAGATCATGATGAACGTCGGCAATCCGCAACTCGCGTTCGACTTCTCGCAGTTGCCGAACGCCGGTGTGGGTCTCGCGCGTCTCGAGTTCATCATCAACAACAACATCGGCGTGCACCCGAAGGCGATTCTCGAGTACCCGAACGTCGATCAGGATCTGAAGAAGGCGGTCGAGAGCGTCGCACGCGGCCATGCATCGCCGCGCGCGTTCTATGTCGACAAGCTGACCGAAGGCATCGCGACGATTGCCGCGGCGTTCTATCCGAAGCCCGTCATCGTGCGTCTGTCGGACTTCAAGTCGAACGAGTACAAGAAGCTGATCGGCGGTTCGCGTTACGAGCCGGATGAAGAGAACCCGATGCTCGGCTTCCGCGGCGCCTCGCGCTATATCGCCGAAGACTTCGCGCTCGCATTCGAGATGGAATGCGCGGCATTGAAGCGGGTGCGGGAAGAGATGGGACTCGATAACGTCGAGATCATGGTGCCGTTCGTGCGCACGCTGAAGCAGGCGGAGCGCGTGGTCGGACTGCTCGAGAAGTTCGGGTTGAAGCGCGGCGAGAAGGGCCTCAAGCTCATCATGATGTGCGAGGTGCCGTCGAACGCGATTCTTGCCGAAGAGTTCCTGCAGTACTTCGACGGCTTCTCGATCGGCTCGAACGACCTTACGCAGCTGACGCTCGGCCTCGACCGCGATTCGGGCATGGAACTGCTCGCGGCCGATTTCGACGAACGCGATCCGGCGGTCAAGTTCATGCTCAAGCGCGCGATCGACACGTGCCTGCGCCTGAACAAGTACGTCGGCATCTGCGGTCAGGGCCCGTCCGATCATCCGGATTTCGCGCAGTGGCTGACCGAAATCGGCATCGCGTCGATGTCGCTGAATCCGGACACGATCATCGAGACGTGGCAGGCACTGGCGAAGTTGCAGACGAAGTAA